The nucleotide window GCCAACGACCGCTCCAGCCGCCCGTGGCGCACGTCCTCGGCGGCCCGCAGCGCGAACCGCGCGGCCCGTGCCTTCGTCCGCGTGGCGCCGGGGGAGCGGACCAGCCGGGCCGCCAGCCCCGGCAGCCGCGCGGCGGACGCGGCCCGGCTACTCACCGCCGCCCTCAACCCTGCTCACCCGCCTTTTTGCGGCCCGGCAGGAACTCCTGGACCTTCGCCTTCAGCCCCTGCTTGACCATGTCGCCCCGGTCGGCGTCGCCCTTGAGGATGGCGGCGGCGGTGGCCTCCATCTGGTCCCAGGTGGCGTGCGGCGGGATCGGCGGCACCGCCGGATCGGTGAGGAACTCCAGCACCACCGGCCCGTCGGCGTCGAGCGCGTGCTGCCAGGCGGAGACCACGCCCTCGGGCTTCTCCACCCGGATCCCGGTCAGCCCCAGCGACTCGGCGAAGGCCGCGTAGTGCACGTCCGGGATCGACTGCGACGGCAGGAACTGCGGCGAACCGCTCATCGACCGCATCTCCCAGGTCACCTGGTTGAGGTCCTGGTTGTTCCACACCGCCACGATCAGCCGCGGATCGCTCCACTCGCCGCGGTACTTGGCGACGGTGATCAGCTCCGCCATCCCGTTCATCTGCATCGCGCCGTCCCCGACCAGCGCGATCGCCGGCCGGTCCGGATGGGCGAACTTCGCCCCGATCGCGTACGGCACCCCGCTGCCCATGGTCGCCAGCGTCCCCGACAGCGAACCGCGCATCCGGCCGCGCATCCGCACATGGCGCGCGTACCAGTTGGCCACCGAACCGGAGTCGCAGGTGAGCACGGCGTCCTCGGGCAGCAGCGGATCGAGGGCGTGGGCGACCAGTTCGGGGTTGATCGGGTCGGCCGACTGCTCGGCCCGCCGCGCCATCACCCCGTGCCACTTCTCCACGCCCGCGATCACGCCCTCCTGCCAGCCGCGGTCCGTCTTCCGCTCCAGCTTGGGCAGCAGCCGCAGCAGCGTGGCTCGCGCGTCGCCGACCAGGTTGACCTCGTACGGGTAGCGCATCCCCACCATGTGCGGATCGAGGTCGATCTGCACCCCGCGCGCGCTGCCGTAGTCCGGCATGAACTGCGCGTACGGGAAGCTCGACCCGATGGTCAGCAGCGTGTCGCAGTCCCGCATCAGCTCGTAGGAGGGACGGGAGCCCAGCAGCCCCACCGGGCCGGTGACGTACGGGAGTTCGTCGCTGAGCACGTCCTTGCCGAGCAGCGCCTTGGCCACCCCGGCGCCCAGGATGTCGGCCGCCTGCTCCACCTCCGCGCGGGCCCCGGCGGCGCCCTGGCCCACCAGGATCGCCACCTTCTCGCCGGCGTTGAGCACCTCGGCGGCCCGGTCCACCGCGTCCGCGTCCGGCAGCGGCGACCAGCCGGACAGGCCCATGCTGGACGGCACCATCTTGAAGGCGTGGGTGGGCGGGGAGTACTCCAGCTCCTGCACGTCCGCCGGGATGATCACCGCGGTCGGGCAGCGCCGGGAGTACGCGGTGCGGATCGCCCGGTCCAGCACGTTGGGCAGCTGCTCGGGGACGTTGACGGTCTCCACGAACTCGGCGGCCACGTCCTTGTAGAGCGTGTGCAGGTCGACCTCCTGCTGGTACGAGCCGCCCATCGCGCTGCGGTTGGTCTGCCCGACGATCGCCACCACCGGGACGTGGTCGAGCTTGGCGTCGTACAACCCGTTGAGCAGGTGGATCGCCCCCGGCCCCGAGGTCGCCGCGCAGACCGCGACCTTGCCGGTGAACTTGGCGTACCCCACCGCCTCGAACGCCGCCATCTCCTCGTGCCGCGCCTGGATGAACCGCGGATCGTCACCGGCCCGGGCCCACGCGGCCAGCAGCCCGTTGATGCCATCACCCGGATAGGCGAACACATGGGTGATGCCCCACTCCCGCAGCCGGGCGAGGACGTAGTCGGACACCTTGGTACTCATCAGCGGCTCCTTCGCACGGTGGACGGGGCCCGGATCCACGCTCGCGGGTATCCGCCGACCGGCGGCGGAAACCTGTTGGGCTTACTGTCGGAGAGAAGGCAACGCACGCCGGGCCGCACCGGCCACCCGAGCGAAGGAGTACCGCCCGGCGCACCACGCAGACCGGTGCCCGGCCGGGCCGGGCACAGGACCAACGCATCCGTAAAGCGGAATGTTTGGGGGCCTTGGGCCCGGGCACGCGAACCTCCGTGCTTCGGACCGGAGGCACGCCCGTCGGGGCAGGTCACGCCTGCTCCGGCCGCGCGAGGGCACACCGGTCCGGGCGCCCGGATCCGGACGCAGGGCAGGCGCGGGAGAACGGCTCCAGGAGGGCCGGTCCCCCCGCCGAACGGTGGCCCAGCGGTCACAACACAACCCAACCCGCGCGGCATCGAGACTCCACCCAGCCAGGAGCCGAGGTCACCATGCGTCGTACCCCCGATTCCCACCCGGCCGGCCCCGCCAGGACCCGCAAGCGCCCGGCAGCCGCCACAGCCACCGCCACCGCCGCCCGTCACCCCGCCCGGCCGCACCGCGCCCGGCGCACCTCCCACCCGCACGACGACGCCCCCGACACCACCGACGCCTTCCGCCGGATAGCCACCCTGCCGGACGGCCCGGAACGGGACCGGCTGCGCAAGGAGGTGGTGGCGGCGTGGATACCCATGGCCGAACGCCTCGCCACCCGGTTCCGCAACCGCGGCGAGGCCGTCGAGGACCTCAAGCAGGTGGCCGCGCTCGGCCTGGTCAAGGCCGTCGACCGGTACGACCCGGAACGCGGCACCGCGTTCGCCAGCTTCGCGGTGCCCACCGTGGTCGGTGAGGTCAAACGCCACTTCCGCGACCACCTGTGGGGGCTGCACGTACCCCGCCGGGTGCAGGAACTGCGCAACCGGGTCCGTACCGCCCGCAACGACCTGACCCAGTCCATCGACGGACGCGGCCCCACCGTCGCCGAGATCGCCGAACACGCCGGGCTCAGCGAGGAGGAGGTGCTCCTCGGCCTGGAGGCGATCGACAGCTTCTCCACCATGTCGCTCGACGCCGAACTGCCCGGCTCCGACGGCTACACGCTGGTCGACACCCTCGGCCTGCCCGACCCCGGCATGGACGCCGTGGTCGACCGGGAATCGGTCAAACCCCGGCTGCGGCAACTACCCGAACGCGAACGCACCATCTTGTACCTGCGGTTCTTCGACGACATGACGCAAAGCCAGATAGCCCGCATCATGGGCATCTCGCAAATGCACGTCTCCCGGCTGATCAACCGAACCTGCGCCCGGCTGCGCGCCGAGATCCTGGCCGAGTGAGAGGCCCCGCGCCCGTGCCGGGCCCGGCACCACCGGAGGTGGCCGATGCGGTGGACCCCTGGCACCCCGGCCGCCCCCACCGATCCCGGGCTGCCGGTCCCGCCGTGGCTCGCCGAACGGCTGGCCGGCGCCGCGGGGCGGGCCCGGGCGGTGCCGGTCGGCGGCGCCCGCCTGGTACGTGAGGCGGCGGCCGGCTACTGGGAGCGGCGCGGACTGCCCACCACCCCGGAACGGGTGCTGCTCGCCCCCGGGCCCGGCCCGCTGCTGCTGGCGCTGCTCGCGGTGGCCGGCGGCGACCTGGTGGTGGCCCGCCCGCACCCCGCCTGGTACCCCGGGCCGGCCGCGCTGCTGGGCCGCCGGGTCCACCCGGTGTCCGCCCCGGCCGAATGCGGCGGCGTCCCCGACCCGGTGGCGCTGCTGGAGACGGTGCGCCGGGCCCGCGCCGAGGGCGGCCGGCCCCGGCTGGTGATGCTCACCGTCGCCGACGACCCCACCGGCACCGTCGTCCCGCCCGAACTGGTGCGCGAGGTGTGCGAGGCGGTCACCGACGCCGGACTGCTCGCGGTCTCCGACGAGACCTACCGCGACCTGCCGCACGACCCGCACACCGTGCTGCTCAGCCCCGCCGAGGCGCTGCACGGCCGCACCCTGGTCCTCACCGACCTCGCGGGCGCGCTGCTGCCGCCCGGCTGGCCCGCCGCCGTGCTGCGTTTCCCGCTCGAAGGGCCGGCCGCCGCCCTGGCCGAGCCGGTCCGCGCGGCGCTCGCCGCGCAGCGCGCCCACCCGGCCGCCCCGGTCGCCGAAGCCGCCCGCTACGCCCTGGCGGAACCGGCCACGGTACGGGAGCACACCGCCGCCGCGGCCCGGCTGCACGCCACGGTGGCCCGCGCCGCGCACCGCGTGGTCACCGAAGCCGGGGCGCTCTGCCCGCCGCCCGGGGCCGGCTTCCACCTCTACCCCGACCTCGGCGCGCTGCGCCCGGCCCTCGCGCCGCGCGGCGTCACCGGCGCCGCCGCCCTGGAGACCCGGCTGCCCGGTGCGCACGGCGGCCACCACTTCGGCGACGACCCGGCCGGACTGCGGGTCCGGCTGGACGTCCCCGCGCTGTACGGCGGTACGGACGGCGAACGCGCCGCCGCGCTGGCCGCCGCCGACCCGCCGCGGCTCCCGCATGTCGCCGAGGCGTTGACCCGGCTCCGCGCAGCCTTCGCCGAACTGACGACAGGGTGATTTACGGTCGTCGGGGCGCCCCCACATCCGCCCCGGACGATTGGAGCCGTGATGACCGATCAGGCCGACCCCCGGACCGAGCAGGGCGGATACACCACGGCACGGAACCGGCCCCGGCCCCTGGGGGAGCGGCGCCAGTGGCCGAGATCCTTCGCCGGCCGCCTCACCGGCCCGCTCCCCGGTTTCCTGGAGCTGGCCCAGGCCGGCCGGCCGGTCTTCCGGCCGCGCGCCGACCCCGCCCAGGTCGCCGCCCTGCCGTACGACCCCGCCCCGCTGCCCGCGGTCGGCACCGGCACCGTCGCCATCACCTGGGTGGGCCACGCCAGCTGGGTGATCCGCCTCGGCGGCCTCACCGTGCTCACCGACCCGGTCTGGTCGCGCCGCATCCTCGCCACCCCGCCCCGGCTCACCCCGCCCGGCGTGCCCTGGCGCGACCTGCCCGCCGTGGACGCCGTGGTCATCAGCCACAACCACTACGACCACCTCGACCTGCCCACGCTGCGCAGACTGCCGCCGCGCACCGCCCTGTTCGTCCCGGCCGGGCTGGCCCGCTGGTGCCGCCGCCGGGGCTTCACCTGCGTCACCGAACTCGACTGGTGGGAGTCGGCCCAACTCGGCGGCGTCTCCTTCGACTTCGTCCCCGCCCACCACTGGAGCAAGCGCACCCTGACCGACACCTGCCGCACCCTGTGGGGCGGCTGGGTGCTCACCGGACCCGACGGCCACCGGGTCTACTTCGCCGGGGACACCGGCTACGGCCACTGGTTCACCGAGATCGGCCGCCGCCACCCGGGGATCGACGTCGCGCTGCTGCCGATCGGCGCCTACGCCCCGCGCAACCTGCTGCGCACCGTGCACACCGACCCCGAGGAGGCGGTACGGGCCTGCCTGGACGTGGGCGCCCGGGCGATGGCCCCGATGCACTGGGCCACCTTCCTGCTCGCCGGCGAGCCCCCGCTGGAACCGCTGGCCCGGGTCCGCGCCGCCTGGCAGGCCACCGGACGGCCCCGTACCGACCTGTGGGACCTGCCGGTGGGCGGCTCCCGGGTGC belongs to Streptantibioticus cattleyicolor NRRL 8057 = DSM 46488 and includes:
- a CDS encoding thiamine pyrophosphate-requiring protein yields the protein MSTKVSDYVLARLREWGITHVFAYPGDGINGLLAAWARAGDDPRFIQARHEEMAAFEAVGYAKFTGKVAVCAATSGPGAIHLLNGLYDAKLDHVPVVAIVGQTNRSAMGGSYQQEVDLHTLYKDVAAEFVETVNVPEQLPNVLDRAIRTAYSRRCPTAVIIPADVQELEYSPPTHAFKMVPSSMGLSGWSPLPDADAVDRAAEVLNAGEKVAILVGQGAAGARAEVEQAADILGAGVAKALLGKDVLSDELPYVTGPVGLLGSRPSYELMRDCDTLLTIGSSFPYAQFMPDYGSARGVQIDLDPHMVGMRYPYEVNLVGDARATLLRLLPKLERKTDRGWQEGVIAGVEKWHGVMARRAEQSADPINPELVAHALDPLLPEDAVLTCDSGSVANWYARHVRMRGRMRGSLSGTLATMGSGVPYAIGAKFAHPDRPAIALVGDGAMQMNGMAELITVAKYRGEWSDPRLIVAVWNNQDLNQVTWEMRSMSGSPQFLPSQSIPDVHYAAFAESLGLTGIRVEKPEGVVSAWQHALDADGPVVLEFLTDPAVPPIPPHATWDQMEATAAAILKGDADRGDMVKQGLKAKVQEFLPGRKKAGEQG
- a CDS encoding RNA polymerase sigma factor SigF produces the protein MRRTPDSHPAGPARTRKRPAAATATATAARHPARPHRARRTSHPHDDAPDTTDAFRRIATLPDGPERDRLRKEVVAAWIPMAERLATRFRNRGEAVEDLKQVAALGLVKAVDRYDPERGTAFASFAVPTVVGEVKRHFRDHLWGLHVPRRVQELRNRVRTARNDLTQSIDGRGPTVAEIAEHAGLSEEEVLLGLEAIDSFSTMSLDAELPGSDGYTLVDTLGLPDPGMDAVVDRESVKPRLRQLPERERTILYLRFFDDMTQSQIARIMGISQMHVSRLINRTCARLRAEILAE
- a CDS encoding aminotransferase class I/II-fold pyridoxal phosphate-dependent enzyme, translated to MRWTPGTPAAPTDPGLPVPPWLAERLAGAAGRARAVPVGGARLVREAAAGYWERRGLPTTPERVLLAPGPGPLLLALLAVAGGDLVVARPHPAWYPGPAALLGRRVHPVSAPAECGGVPDPVALLETVRRARAEGGRPRLVMLTVADDPTGTVVPPELVREVCEAVTDAGLLAVSDETYRDLPHDPHTVLLSPAEALHGRTLVLTDLAGALLPPGWPAAVLRFPLEGPAAALAEPVRAALAAQRAHPAAPVAEAARYALAEPATVREHTAAAARLHATVARAAHRVVTEAGALCPPPGAGFHLYPDLGALRPALAPRGVTGAAALETRLPGAHGGHHFGDDPAGLRVRLDVPALYGGTDGERAAALAAADPPRLPHVAEALTRLRAAFAELTTG
- a CDS encoding MBL fold metallo-hydrolase, whose protein sequence is MTDQADPRTEQGGYTTARNRPRPLGERRQWPRSFAGRLTGPLPGFLELAQAGRPVFRPRADPAQVAALPYDPAPLPAVGTGTVAITWVGHASWVIRLGGLTVLTDPVWSRRILATPPRLTPPGVPWRDLPAVDAVVISHNHYDHLDLPTLRRLPPRTALFVPAGLARWCRRRGFTCVTELDWWESAQLGGVSFDFVPAHHWSKRTLTDTCRTLWGGWVLTGPDGHRVYFAGDTGYGHWFTEIGRRHPGIDVALLPIGAYAPRNLLRTVHTDPEEAVRACLDVGARAMAPMHWATFLLAGEPPLEPLARVRAAWQATGRPRTDLWDLPVGGSRVLTGP